The DNA sequence TCAGCGCCATATAAGTGAGCGACGGATTCTGGCAGGCGGAGGACGCCATCGCCGCGCCGTCGGTGACGAACAGATTGGCCACGTCATGCGCCCGGTTCCATCTGTCCAGCACCGATGTCGCGGGGTCATTCCCCATGCGCGCGCCGCCCATCTCATGAATGGAGGAGCCGCCAGCGCCCGGCTGGTCGAAACCGAACAGATAAGTGCCGCCCGCCGCCTCCAGCATCGCTTTGGCTTCGGTTTTCGCATCGGCCAGCGCCGCACGCTCATTGGCGCCATGGTCGAACGCGATGTGCAGCGCCGCCATGCCATGGGCATCGGTCTTTACCGGGTCCAGAGACAGCCGGTTGGACGCCCGCGGCAGGCTTTCGGCATAAGTGACCAGCACCATCTTCCACGGCCCGACCTTGTGCAGATTATCCTTCATCGCCGCGCCGATGCCCGGCATCCGCTTGCCCTGCGTCCAGGTCGATTGCAGCGCCCCGCCCTGATAGCTGTAGCCGCGCGTGAAGCCCTTGCCGTCCGGCTTGTCCAGATTGCGGAAGCGCGGAATGACGATCCCGGTCGGCCGGTTGCCGAAGGTCGTGCGATCCTCGAACCCGTGCATCAGCGCCATGCCCGACAGGGTCGACGCATGATCCATGATATGCGTGCCCAGCACGCCGCTGCTGTTCGCCAGCCCGTTGGGGAACAGGTCCGACCGCGAACGCAGCAGGATATGCACGCTGTTGAAGGCGCTGGCGTTGAGGAAGATCATTCGCGCGCTGGCCCGCATCCGCTTGCCGGTGGCGCTGTTCAGGATCAGCACCCCGGTCGCCTTCCGCGTGACCGGATCGATTTCGACCTGATCCACGATGCTGTCCGTCACCAGCGTCAGATTGCCGGTCGCCTGCGCGGCGGGCAGGGTCGAACTCTGGGTCGAGAAATAGGCGCCATAGCTGCACCCGCGCGCGCAGATGGAGCGATACTGGCATTTCGCCCGCCCCTCCTTTTCCTGCGTCAGATTGGCGGTGCGTCCCACGGTCAGCCGACGATCGGGCCAATGCCGGTCGATCACGCCACGCACATGCTGCTCGACCACATTCAACGCCATGGGCGGCTGAAAATGCCCGTCGGGCAGCGCCGCCAGCCCCTCGGCCGATCCCGACACGCCGATAAAATCCTCGACCCTGTCATACCAGGGGGCCAGGTCGGCATAGCGGATCGGCCAGTCGCTGCCATGCCCATCGGCCTTGTTCGCGCCGAAATCATAGTCGGACCAGCGATAGCATTGCCGGCCCCAGGTCAGCGACCGCCCACCCAGTTGATAGCCACGCCACCAGTTGAACGCCTGCCCCTCTTCCACCGTATAGGGATTGATGTCGTCGCGGACGAAATGATGCTGGGTAAACTCGTTGAAATGGCGGTTGCCCGACTGGACCGGATAGGATTTGAGATACGCCTCCGCATCGCCCATGCCGCGAAACGGCATCTCCCACGGCGCCTTCATCTCGGTCTTATAGTCGCCATGGGGTTCATCCGGGCCGCGCTCGACCAGCAGCACCTTCAGGCCCGCCTGCGTCAGCTCCTTGGCCGCCCAGCCCCCGGTGATGCCGGAGCCGACGACGATCGCATCGAAGGTCGCGCTCATCCGAAGTCCACCGCGGTCCAGTCGCTGGAAAAGGCGCGGCTGTGCGGGCCGATGGGGATATCCGGCTCCCACCGCCCCGGCACCAGTTCATAGCGCAACTCCTGCGAACCGCCGATTTCGGACGTATAATAGCCGGTCAGGATCAGATCCTTGATCTTGTGCCAGGCATGATTTTCGCCGCCCGGCGCGAACGCTTCGGCATCGATCCGGGCGAGCAGGTCATGCTGGACCCTGGGGGGCAGGCTGACGAAATCGCCCTTTGCCAGGACGGTAAGCTGACGGCCGACCGCATCCAGCCAGGTCAGGCCCATCGGGGTCGCGGACCCGACCGAACGCGCAATCGCATAGGGACCGTCCGGCTGCGCGGCCGTCCCGGCCTGTCCATGGCTCAACGCCAGCAGCAGCCAGTCCGGCACTTTGGCGGCGATCGCGCCGGGGGTATCGGTGGACGGCACCACCAGATCGCAAAGCCGCTCGGCCAGCGCGCGCTGGCCGGCATCGGCCGACCCGCTTTCGCCGTCTGCGCGGCGGCGCCACAATTCCATCGGCGTACCGACGCCCAGCGTCAGCAACAGGCCCGCCCCGATCAACTGCCGCCGATCGACACCCTGCCGCGACAAGCCTTGCCTGATGTCCTGCGCCACTACCCCTCCAGCGGACACTTTTCGGGAGTGTCCATATTTGAATTAAAATTGTTGTTCTATTATTAGCGGAAGGAGGGGGCCACGGTCAAGCACCGTCCGGGGAATCACATCTGATGGCCATTGCGAACGCAGCGAAACACGCCATGTCGCGCGATTGGATCGCTGCGCTGCCGGAACGATTCAAGCAATAGGATCGGCGCTAATCCGCCAGTCCAATCTCCGCCGCCGTCGCCCAATTGCCATGCAGGCCGAAGCGCAGGCGGATCGGCACCCGCACCTCCGCGATCGGCCCCTTGGCGATGTCGAGCGCGTCGAACAGCAGCAGGTCGCTGCGATGCTCCTCCAGCCGGTTGCAGACCTGCACGATCCAGCCATCGCCCTCCGGCGCGTCGGGTCCACGGGGGATGAAGCAGGGTTCCTGCAAGGACGACAGCGGCCCGCACCACCAGCGCTGCTCCTCCCCGGTCCGGTGATCGATCAGGCCCAGCGTGTTCATCAGCATCCCCGACGGACTGCCGCCCTTCAGTTCGACCGGCTTGGTCGGATCGATCACCAGCATCCAGCCATAACGATAGGGCAGACCGGTGTAGCGATCATCGATGCGCGGAAATTCGCCCATCATGCCCGTCAGCCGCCGCACGCTGGCGAAATCCTCGCCATTGGACGCCATATCGACGGTCCAGCGGGTCAGGAAGCTCGCGGCTTCCATGGGATTGAACGGCGCGCCATGAATATCGGGGAAGAAGGGGAACATGTTGTTCTTCGCTTCGGGCGTGTCGAAATGGATTTTCGTGCCGTCCTGGAAGGCGTTCATGACATGGCTGGCGAAGCAATTGTCGCGCCGGAACCATCTGATATCCGCCGCGCTCGCATCGGCCCGGCGCGGCAGCACGCCCAGATAGACGGGCAGCGTCGTGTCGAACCCGAAATGCGGCAGCCCCTGTTCCAGCCGCTCCCAGTTGGACGTGCTGGGCACGACGTGGAACAGCGCATAATCGGGCGTGATCGCGAAATCATGCATCATCGCATAATAGGGCAGTTCGAACCACAGTTCGCGTTTCAGCGTCCCGTCAGGCGCGACCTCATAATAGGTCATGTCGAGCGTCAACACCCCTTTGGCCGCATAGCCAAAGGCGATCATATCACCGGTCGCGGGATCGATCTTGGGGTGCGCGGTGAAGGTCTGGCCGGTCATCCTGCCCTCGAACCGGGTATAACCGTCCGTCTCCAGCGTCGCCGGGTCCATCACCAGCGCCGGACTGTCCTCCTTCAGCGCATAGAGCCGGCCGCCATGGATGAAGGCGGTGGTGTTGGCGGTGCCGCGAAACTGCCCCTTCACCGATTCGTCGTCGGTCAGCGGATTGCGATAGGCGCCGAACAGCGCCCGCCCCGCCTCATGCTCCAGTTTCCATTTGTCGGTTTTCGCCCAACGCTGGCGCAGGTCGACCTTGCCGTCCCTGAACCGGAACATGGAAATCATGCCGTCGCCGTTGAAAGCGATGTCGTCGCCCAGCAAGGGCGGGAATTGCGGGTCGGGCTGCACCCGGTAGAAGGCACCGTCCAGTTCCGGCGGCACCGCCCCCTTCACATCCAGATCGGCGATGTCCGCCTCGATCCGTGAAGGCGTGTTGAATCCGGTGAAAGCGGGCGTGTCGGGAAAATGCGCCACAAATATGTCCTCTCCTGTCTGGTGGACCATATTGTATGTTACACTCACATTTTTTCAAGCCGCAGGATTGACGCTGACACTTTCAGTCCGCACAGTATCACTATGACTACCATGCCCGACAGAAAGCCGGTCGACCTGCTGCCCGATCCCCGCCTCAGCGGCATCGACGGCCTGGTCGGCTTTCACATCCGGCTGGCGAGCGCGGCGGTCTACCAGCATTTTACCGAAACGTTCAGCGATCTTGGCCTGACCCAGAAACAGGTCGCGATCCTCTGGCTGATCGAGGATCAGCCCGGCATCGCCCAGGCCGATATCGGACGGCGGCTGCGCATGGACCGGGCCAGCGTCATGGCGATCGTCAACCGGATGCAGGATCGCGGCTTCCTGAAACGCGGCGCATCCGCGCACGACCGGCGGCGCCAGACGCTCAGCCTGACCGATGCCGGCGCGGTCGAACTGCGCAAGGCCCGCGCCAGCATCGCCGCCCACGAAGCCTGGCTGAAAGCGCGCTTCACGGCGGAAGAAACGGCATCGCTGATGGCGCTGCTCCGCCGCATCTATGTCTGATCGCCCCCCGGCCTGAGCGCGGCGCCAGCGCGCCGCTGACGCTGGTATCGGCAATACCCCCATCCGCCATACCGTCAGTTTTTACCGCCTCGCCAGCGACTTGAATATCGCGACAATGGCCCGTGACGGGCGCTTATCCGCTTGCAACGATCGTTATTGTATGTCTTACTAACAATTATAGCGAGGAACGCCGGCCACCATCCATAGGGGCGGGGCCGGATCAGGAGAGGAATATTCCATGGACCATGATCGTCCTGTGCCGCCGCTGCGCGGCGTCCGGCGGGAGGCGCACGCGGCATGAGCAACGTCACCCTCTATCATTGGGAACCCAATGCCAATTCGGGCAAGCCCATGCTGGCGCTGTTCGAAAAGGGCGTCGCCTTTGACAGCCATTATCTCGACCTGCTGAATTTCGACCAGCACAGGCCCGACTATCTGGCGGTCAATCCGCTCGGCACCATTCCCGCCATGTCCCATGGCGACAGGGTGCTGACCGAATCCACCGCCATCATGGAATATGTGGACGAAGCCTTTGACGG is a window from the Sphingobium sp. CAP-1 genome containing:
- a CDS encoding gluconate 2-dehydrogenase subunit 3 family protein; this translates as MAQDIRQGLSRQGVDRRQLIGAGLLLTLGVGTPMELWRRRADGESGSADAGQRALAERLCDLVVPSTDTPGAIAAKVPDWLLLALSHGQAGTAAQPDGPYAIARSVGSATPMGLTWLDAVGRQLTVLAKGDFVSLPPRVQHDLLARIDAEAFAPGGENHAWHKIKDLILTGYYTSEIGGSQELRYELVPGRWEPDIPIGPHSRAFSSDWTAVDFG
- a CDS encoding carotenoid oxygenase family protein yields the protein MAHFPDTPAFTGFNTPSRIEADIADLDVKGAVPPELDGAFYRVQPDPQFPPLLGDDIAFNGDGMISMFRFRDGKVDLRQRWAKTDKWKLEHEAGRALFGAYRNPLTDDESVKGQFRGTANTTAFIHGGRLYALKEDSPALVMDPATLETDGYTRFEGRMTGQTFTAHPKIDPATGDMIAFGYAAKGVLTLDMTYYEVAPDGTLKRELWFELPYYAMMHDFAITPDYALFHVVPSTSNWERLEQGLPHFGFDTTLPVYLGVLPRRADASAADIRWFRRDNCFASHVMNAFQDGTKIHFDTPEAKNNMFPFFPDIHGAPFNPMEAASFLTRWTVDMASNGEDFASVRRLTGMMGEFPRIDDRYTGLPYRYGWMLVIDPTKPVELKGGSPSGMLMNTLGLIDHRTGEEQRWWCGPLSSLQEPCFIPRGPDAPEGDGWIVQVCNRLEEHRSDLLLFDALDIAKGPIAEVRVPIRLRFGLHGNWATAAEIGLAD
- a CDS encoding MarR family winged helix-turn-helix transcriptional regulator, which codes for MPDRKPVDLLPDPRLSGIDGLVGFHIRLASAAVYQHFTETFSDLGLTQKQVAILWLIEDQPGIAQADIGRRLRMDRASVMAIVNRMQDRGFLKRGASAHDRRRQTLSLTDAGAVELRKARASIAAHEAWLKARFTAEETASLMALLRRIYV
- a CDS encoding GMC oxidoreductase, translating into MSATFDAIVVGSGITGGWAAKELTQAGLKVLLVERGPDEPHGDYKTEMKAPWEMPFRGMGDAEAYLKSYPVQSGNRHFNEFTQHHFVRDDINPYTVEEGQAFNWWRGYQLGGRSLTWGRQCYRWSDYDFGANKADGHGSDWPIRYADLAPWYDRVEDFIGVSGSAEGLAALPDGHFQPPMALNVVEQHVRGVIDRHWPDRRLTVGRTANLTQEKEGRAKCQYRSICARGCSYGAYFSTQSSTLPAAQATGNLTLVTDSIVDQVEIDPVTRKATGVLILNSATGKRMRASARMIFLNASAFNSVHILLRSRSDLFPNGLANSSGVLGTHIMDHASTLSGMALMHGFEDRTTFGNRPTGIVIPRFRNLDKPDGKGFTRGYSYQGGALQSTWTQGKRMPGIGAAMKDNLHKVGPWKMVLVTYAESLPRASNRLSLDPVKTDAHGMAALHIAFDHGANERAALADAKTEAKAMLEAAGGTYLFGFDQPGAGGSSIHEMGGARMGNDPATSVLDRWNRAHDVANLFVTDGAAMASSACQNPSLTYMALTARACDAAVTMLKEGRL